One genomic region from Shewanella aestuarii encodes:
- the glnD gene encoding [protein-PII] uridylyltransferase: MISQPVSTELRPGMNTTELKQAIASLDTFLEDNILHCPINETLTTRANFFDQLLGLLWQSHQFCSDKFSLNAVGGYGRSTLHPFSDIDICIIHDGPLNREESTSISTFLTQLWDLGLDLGHGVRSLKDTYKACKEDVTIATSLLEIRNITGNKQHENQVLAALYSDKLWSSKAFFSAKLEEQLQRHAKAQGTAYNIEPNLKTSPGGMRDLQTLTWVARKHLGVGDMQALRKHGFFTNDEYAELLECQNFIFRVRFALHQAAKRSENRLLLQYQAEVAKLMGFGEGSPLGEGGNIAIEKMMRQLFRAMKRIRELNQLLMAYFSREIAPSKRRKTIVINDNFEIIEEHIHARHEDVFIDRSQIMSLFLLIATHHNQIIGISPETLRLLRQVRRRLMGDLQDFQACRETFKAIFAHPQGMGLAITLMHQHGILASYLPQWREVVGQMQFDLFHAYTVDEHTHKVLKNIYQYSVDSQNGTLTKDRQLAADLYQKMSHKSALLFAALFHDLAKGRGGDHSELGAVDASLFAKFHGLKLSHERLICWLVENHLLMSITSQRMDIHDPDVINRFAQSVGSQTRLDALYCLTIADIQATNDDLWNDWKASLLKELYFATRKALHSGFENVLQLRVVVRDHKLDAMRTLCQSGIDESKLKTLWKRLPLSFFSHSEAEDIVRYSQALLTHQSPCQQAEHPSPYETLILLDETVVKGGSDVFVYTKDRPGLFVKLFNALATLRISVKQAQISKTKDGYVIESLKVLDFDDKPILNASRRKQVIDKLYKVLDHDIQLPKKRQPRMHQSFENQLSIAFLYSRQSTRTLLNVSALDTSEFMEQIASVFRKQNLTIHSANISTVGERADNVFLLSNEQGQQLSDQEQQQLTEQLKQTINDG, translated from the coding sequence ATGATTTCGCAACCTGTCAGCACAGAATTGCGCCCGGGGATGAATACAACAGAACTGAAACAAGCTATTGCATCACTGGATACTTTTTTAGAAGACAATATTTTACATTGCCCAATCAATGAAACGCTCACCACCCGAGCGAACTTTTTTGATCAACTACTTGGCCTTTTATGGCAGTCTCATCAGTTTTGCAGCGATAAATTCTCTCTTAATGCGGTTGGTGGTTATGGCCGAAGCACCCTACACCCCTTTTCAGATATTGATATTTGTATCATTCATGATGGACCATTAAATCGTGAAGAATCTACCAGTATCAGCACCTTTTTAACTCAATTGTGGGATTTAGGGCTAGACCTTGGTCACGGAGTTCGCTCGTTAAAAGATACCTACAAAGCCTGTAAAGAAGACGTCACCATTGCCACTAGCTTATTAGAAATTCGCAATATTACTGGCAACAAACAACATGAAAACCAAGTATTAGCAGCCCTCTACAGTGACAAACTGTGGAGCAGTAAAGCATTTTTTAGCGCTAAACTTGAAGAACAATTACAACGGCACGCAAAAGCGCAAGGCACAGCTTACAACATTGAACCCAACTTAAAGACCAGCCCAGGAGGTATGCGCGACTTACAAACCCTTACTTGGGTTGCGCGTAAGCATCTTGGCGTTGGTGATATGCAAGCACTAAGAAAACACGGTTTTTTCACCAATGATGAATACGCCGAATTATTAGAATGTCAGAACTTCATTTTTAGAGTTCGCTTTGCGCTTCATCAAGCGGCAAAACGCTCAGAAAACCGTCTTTTATTACAATATCAAGCTGAAGTAGCCAAATTAATGGGGTTTGGTGAAGGCAGCCCGCTCGGTGAAGGCGGTAACATTGCCATTGAAAAAATGATGCGACAACTCTTTCGTGCAATGAAACGCATTAGAGAACTCAATCAACTCTTAATGGCCTATTTTTCCCGTGAAATCGCGCCCAGTAAACGCAGAAAAACAATTGTCATCAATGATAATTTTGAAATTATTGAAGAGCATATTCACGCTCGTCATGAAGATGTGTTTATTGACCGCAGCCAAATTATGTCGCTGTTTTTATTGATTGCCACACATCACAATCAAATTATTGGTATTAGCCCAGAAACGTTAAGGCTATTGCGTCAAGTTCGCCGCCGTTTGATGGGCGACCTACAAGATTTTCAAGCCTGTCGAGAAACCTTTAAAGCCATTTTTGCCCATCCTCAAGGTATGGGGCTCGCCATTACCTTGATGCATCAACACGGTATTTTAGCTTCTTATTTGCCACAATGGCGCGAAGTGGTTGGGCAAATGCAGTTTGACCTGTTTCATGCTTACACTGTTGACGAGCACACCCACAAGGTACTGAAAAACATCTACCAATACAGCGTTGACAGTCAAAATGGTACGTTAACCAAAGATCGCCAACTTGCAGCTGATTTATATCAGAAAATGTCTCACAAATCCGCATTGCTGTTTGCCGCACTATTTCATGATCTTGCAAAAGGTCGAGGCGGTGATCACAGTGAATTAGGGGCCGTTGATGCTAGCTTATTTGCTAAATTTCATGGTTTAAAACTGTCCCATGAACGATTAATTTGCTGGTTAGTTGAAAACCACTTATTGATGTCGATTACCTCGCAGCGTATGGATATTCACGACCCTGATGTTATTAACCGTTTTGCCCAGTCGGTAGGCAGTCAAACGCGATTAGATGCATTATATTGTTTAACCATTGCCGATATTCAAGCCACTAATGATGACTTATGGAATGATTGGAAAGCTTCTCTATTAAAAGAGCTTTACTTTGCCACCCGCAAAGCCCTGCACAGTGGTTTTGAAAACGTTTTGCAGTTACGTGTTGTCGTGCGCGATCATAAGTTAGATGCCATGCGCACTTTGTGCCAAAGTGGCATTGACGAAAGCAAACTAAAAACCTTGTGGAAACGACTTCCTTTATCATTTTTCAGCCACTCTGAGGCAGAAGATATCGTCAGGTACAGCCAAGCTTTATTAACACATCAATCACCCTGTCAGCAAGCTGAACACCCAAGCCCGTATGAAACCCTCATATTGCTTGATGAAACCGTTGTAAAAGGCGGCAGTGATGTGTTTGTTTACACCAAAGATCGTCCCGGATTATTTGTAAAGCTATTCAACGCATTAGCCACATTGCGCATTTCGGTCAAACAAGCACAAATATCCAAAACCAAAGATGGCTATGTCATTGAGTCATTAAAAGTACTCGACTTTGATGACAAGCCTATTTTGAATGCCTCTAGACGAAAGCAAGTAATTGATAAACTGTATAAGGTGCTAGATCATGACATTCAATTACCCAAAAAACGTCAGCCGAGAATGCATCAAAGCTTTGAAAATCAGTTAAGCATTGCGTTTTTATATTCACGTCAATCAACCCGCACTTTACTCAATGTGTCAGCGCTAGATACCAGTGAGTTTATGGAACAAATCGCCAGCGTATTTAGAAAACAAAATCTAACAATCCACTCAGCAAATATTAGTACTGTTGGTGAGCGGGCTGATAACGTGTTTTTACTGTCAAATGAACAAGGTCAACAATTATCAGATCAAGAACAACAGCAATTAACAGAGCAATTAAAACAAACAATCAATGATGGTTAA
- a CDS encoding YcxB family protein, whose translation MMSKAANNTANITLNDQGINTLSKFVSHTILWTEVYRITESDNGFLIHLGKQQNYLSKRGLSDEALSFIRNKMH comes from the coding sequence ATGATGAGCAAAGCAGCTAACAATACCGCAAATATTACCCTGAATGACCAAGGTATTAATACCCTATCCAAATTTGTCAGCCACACTATTTTATGGACTGAGGTTTATCGAATCACTGAATCTGATAACGGATTTTTAATTCATTTAGGCAAGCAACAAAACTATTTATCAAAACGGGGCCTCAGCGATGAAGCATTAAGCTTTATTCGCAACAAAATGCATTAA
- a CDS encoding MAPEG family protein: protein MNTLLICLLIAILLPYLAKAPVAFAMAKLGGYDNAHPREQQAKLTGFGARALAGHQNAFESLLVFGLCVVSVIAANSVNDTAIMLAIIHVVARVIYHVFYLINYSTLRSLSWFVAIGASIGIFVQAL from the coding sequence ATGAATACGCTTTTAATCTGTTTACTCATCGCCATACTTTTACCTTATTTGGCTAAAGCGCCAGTGGCTTTTGCTATGGCTAAATTGGGCGGCTACGATAATGCGCACCCAAGGGAGCAACAAGCTAAATTAACGGGATTTGGTGCAAGGGCTTTGGCGGGGCATCAAAATGCTTTCGAGTCATTATTGGTGTTTGGTTTGTGCGTTGTCAGCGTGATTGCAGCCAATAGTGTGAATGATACAGCGATCATGCTGGCAATAATTCATGTGGTGGCACGAGTGATTTATCATGTTTTTTATTTGATAAATTACAGCACCTTGCGCTCATTAAGTTGGTTTGTCGCTATTGGCGCGTCAATCGGTATTTTTGTACAGGCTTTATAG
- a CDS encoding IS3 family transposase, with protein sequence MIVLALKNEYSLKHLLNAVELPRSVFYYQKKSLGKPVPYQEERKLISDIYHEHKGRYGYRRVHLELRKTYKMNKKTVQRLMLELGLKSMVRPKKYSSYKGEQGQVAPNVLKRDFNADKPDEKWVTDVTEFKVKGQKVYLSPVIDTFNQEVVAYRVEKHVRLTLVTGMLEDSLAKLDSRSKPIVHSDQGWQYRHSKYKKMLKDAGLTQSMSRKGNCLDNAVAENFFALLKTEMYHGRKFESANELISAIKEYITYYNQKRIKVKLKGLTPVEYRNQALKEAA encoded by the coding sequence TTGATAGTTCTGGCTCTAAAAAATGAGTATTCCCTTAAGCACTTACTTAACGCTGTAGAGCTACCTAGAAGCGTGTTCTATTACCAAAAAAAGTCATTAGGTAAACCGGTCCCTTATCAAGAGGAGCGGAAGCTCATTAGTGATATTTACCATGAACATAAAGGGCGATATGGCTACCGTAGAGTGCACTTAGAGTTGCGTAAAACGTACAAAATGAATAAGAAAACAGTACAGAGATTAATGCTTGAGCTAGGCTTGAAATCCATGGTTAGGCCTAAAAAGTATAGCTCTTACAAAGGTGAGCAAGGCCAAGTAGCACCTAACGTTTTAAAGCGTGACTTCAACGCTGACAAGCCCGATGAAAAATGGGTAACCGATGTTACAGAGTTCAAAGTAAAGGGGCAAAAAGTCTATTTGTCACCTGTAATAGATACGTTCAATCAAGAAGTTGTCGCTTATCGAGTTGAAAAGCATGTTCGTTTAACATTGGTCACTGGCATGTTAGAAGATTCATTGGCAAAGCTTGATAGTCGGTCAAAGCCAATCGTTCATAGTGATCAAGGTTGGCAATATCGCCATAGCAAATACAAGAAAATGTTGAAAGATGCAGGATTAACTCAAAGCATGTCGAGAAAAGGGAACTGTCTAGACAATGCAGTAGCAGAGAACTTCTTCGCTTTACTTAAAACAGAAATGTATCATGGACGTAAATTTGAAAGCGCAAATGAGCTAATTAGCGCAATCAAAGAATACATAACGTATTACAACCAAAAGAGAATTAAGGTCAAACTAAAAGGCCTAACTCCGGTTGAGTACCGAAATCAGGCCTTAAAAGAAGCCGCTTAA
- a CDS encoding helix-turn-helix domain-containing protein, which yields MYKHKREFKLTVSKRHLSGESPIQLAKEFKIHPRLVKYWSQVYSIHQFEAFRDGHEYQTADAKLSALNLMWTNQWSISHTSAVLNLSSPGILYMWEKHYISDGINGLRSKTKGRPKMKLRSNSQAQKSDDQKSIEELKEELAYLRAENAVLKKLEELEQQKRQQTKRKR from the coding sequence ATGTATAAGCATAAACGAGAATTCAAATTAACTGTTTCAAAACGTCATTTATCTGGTGAGTCACCTATTCAACTAGCTAAAGAGTTTAAAATACATCCTAGGCTGGTCAAATACTGGAGTCAGGTATACTCCATTCATCAATTTGAGGCCTTTCGTGACGGGCATGAATATCAGACTGCAGATGCAAAGCTCTCTGCATTAAATCTGATGTGGACAAATCAATGGTCAATCAGCCACACTAGCGCTGTCTTAAATTTGTCTAGCCCAGGCATCTTATATATGTGGGAAAAACACTATATCTCTGATGGCATAAACGGCTTGCGCTCAAAAACTAAAGGTCGGCCAAAAATGAAACTTCGCTCAAATTCACAAGCCCAAAAATCTGATGACCAGAAGAGCATTGAAGAGTTAAAAGAAGAGCTTGCCTACCTTCGAGCGGAGAACGCTGTTTTAAAAAAGTTAGAGGAGCTGGAACAGCAAAAACGTCAACAAACAAAGAGAAAGCGTTGA